A window of Thiocapsa bogorovii genomic DNA:
GCGACACTCATCTTCATGCTCACGGCGGGGCACTGGTTGCTCCCGAAACGCACCTCGGCGGCCGCCAGCTACGAAGATGTCCGCCAATACACCTCCGAGATGCTCGTCGAGCCGGACAGTCCACTGATCGGCAAGAGCATCGAGGACGCCGGTCTGCGCCAGCTCCCCGGACTCTTCCTGATCGAGATCGAGCGCGGCGAGCAGGTGATGGCGGCCGTATCCTCGCAGGAGGTGCTCCAGGCGAACGACCGGCTGGTCTTTGCCGGGATCCTGGATTCGGTGATGGACCTGCAGCGCACTCGCGGTCTGATCCCGGCAACCGATCAGGTCTTCAAGCTCAACGTGCCGCGCCCGGGGCGCTGCTTTGTCGAGGCCGTGCTGTCGGACAAATCGCCCCTAGTCAGCAAGAGCGTGCGCGCCGGGCGGTTTCGCAATCGCTACGATGCCGTCATCATCGCGCTCGCGCGCAACGGCGAGCGCGTCGACCGCAAGATCGGCGATATCGTCCTCGCGCCGGGCGACACACTCCTGCTGGAGACCCGCCCGGATTTCGTGGAGCAGCAGAAGAACTCGCGCGACTTTCTGCTGGTGAGTCAGATCGGGGATTCGCATCCGCTCAAGCACAAGCACGCGCCGATCGCGATCGCCATCGTTGTCGCGATGGTGGCGGTCGTCACTGTCGGATGGCTCAGCATGCTGGAGGCCGCACTGCTGGCTGCGGGGCTGATGATCCTGACGCGCTGCACCGACAGCCGCACCGCACGGCGCTCGCCGGACTGGCAGGTGCTGGTGGTGATCGCCACCTCTTTCGGCATCGGCGCCGCCTTGGAGAAAACAGGCGCGGCCTCGCTGGTGGCCGGCGGTCTGATCGGGCTGGCGGACGGGGATCCCTGGGTCACGCTTGCTTTGGTCTTTACCGCGACCGCCCTACTGACCTCGCTTGCGACCAACAACGTGGCCGCGGTGCTGGTGTTCCCGATCGCCGTGCAGGCGGCTCAGGCCATGGAGGTGTCGCCCGAGCCCTTTATCCTGACCCTGATGGTTGCGGCATCCGCCAGCTTCGCGACACCCATCGGTTACCAAACCAACCTGATGGTGTTCAATGTCGGCGGCTACCACTTCGGGGACTTCGTGCGGATCGGAGTCCCCTTGACCTTGGTGGTCGGGTTGGTGACGGTCCTCGTGGTGCCTTTGGTCTGGTCCTTTTAAACTGAACCGCGTCCTGTTCTCGAACCGCGGCGCCCGGTCGTCGCGGTGACCTCGAACGTGCCTCGAGAACGGCATCGACGCGATTCAGGCAATGAATCGTTGAAAATCGTAAACACAGGAACCCACACATGATCCGTGCACTTGGGGTAAGAGACACGAGACCGGTTCGGTATGCTTCAATCGCCGGTGTTCTCTTGCTGATCGCCGCGAGCGCCGGCGAAGCGACACCTTGGGCCGAGGTTGCAGCGCCGAGCGCTGGACCTGCCGAGGTGATCGGCGGTGTGTCAAACGGATGCATCGGCGGTGCCGATGCACTTGCGGAGACCGGTCCCGGCTACGTGAGCATCCGTCGCTATCGCAATCGCTATTATGGTCACCCCGATCTGCTTCGCTTCGTCGAAGACATGGGACGCGCTCAGCACTCACGCGGCGAGCGTCTGATCATGATCGGCGACCTGAGTCAGCCGCGCGGCGGGCGAATGTCGTCTTCCCATCGCAGCCATCAGAACGGATTGGATGTCGACATCTGGTTCACTCTCGCGGACTCTCCTGCCGCAGCCCGGCGCCTGATGGACGATCGCTCCGATCCCCAAAGCATGGTCGGAGCCGGCGGGCGCTCGGTGAGTGCGGCCTGGGGGCCGTCGCAGCGCAACCTGATCGAGACGGCTGCCCGACATCCGCAGGTCGATCGGATCTTCGTCAACGCGGCGATCAAACAGGCGCTGTGTCGAGACAGCGGCAGCGGAGATCGGGATTGGCTCCGCAAGGTCCGCCCCTGGTGGCGTCACGATGCGCACTTCCATGTGCGGCTGCGCTGCCCGGACGGGAGTCCGGATTGCCAATCACAAGCCCCGCTGACCGGCGACGACGGCTGCGGGAAGGAACTCGCCTGGTGGCTGAGCGACGAGGCACTCAAGCCCTCCAAGGGAGGAAGCGGGTCGAAACCCGAACCGCGGATGCCGCAAAGGTGCAGTGCGGTGCTGCGCGGGTTCTAACGGCGCGACCTCGGCAATCCGACAAAATCAAGCGGTAGAGTTCGTCGCAATCAAGTGCCGGGAATGGGTTGGGCACCGAATCCAATCATTGTCGTTGTCTTTGTCGTTGTCGTGAACGACAACGATGGCGGAGGTATTCATTGTTCGAACTGCTTTACTCCTGATTGGATGTCGGATGACGCATCGCTCATCCGACCGACAACCGATTCTCCTTGTGCCTTTGCGGTTCTTGCAGTCTAGGCGAGGGCCCGACGCAAGGCCGCCTCGACCCTCGCAGGCTCGATCGGAAAGGCGATCGCCTCGAAGACCGGAAAGCGTGCGGTCATGGCGTCGAGCTTGTGTCGGTACTCGCTCTGGTAGAAACAGATCACCTTGACCTCGGGATGACGCTGCAGCCGTGCCATCAGGGTCTCGAGGTTGCTGGTGCGATCGCGAAAGTCGGACTGGAAGTTGTATTCGGCAACGATCACGTCCGGAACACGGCGCTTGAGCGCCGCCTGCGCCTTGCGCTGCGAGGCGACCACCTCGACCTCGAATCCCAGGCTGCGGTACAACGTCGTCAGGTTGGGATAACCGCCGAGCTCGACGATCGCCAGGAGGGTCGGTGGCGTATCGCGCATCAGGCGAAGACCACCCAGGTGGTGGCGATGTATTTCACGCCGGTCTGGATCACCGCCGCCCGGTGCTCGTGTGTCCAGAAAGGCGGAAAGAGCACCAGCTTGCCGCGCTCTGGCCGCACGGCGACGTCTTGATAGAGAAACTCAGTCTCCCCGCCCGGGCCCGGCACGTCGTTCAAGTACCACAAGACCACCAACTGGCGTTGACTGAGCTCGTGACTGCCTCCGTCGACGTGCCAATGATAGTACTCGCCGGGGCGGTAGCGCTGGACCTGGTAGCCTTCGTCCTTGAATGGCCCTTTGAAATAGGGGTAGGTCTCGCGAAACTCCTTGATCGCGGCAGCAAGTGAGCCGAAAAACATCTGGTCGACGTCCTTCCAATCCGGCTTGTTGCTCACAACCAGATCCGTGGTGCGCTTCACGCCCGGATCCTCGGTGCGAAGCTGCCCGACCCGCCCGGCATATTGGTATTCGGGCTGGGCCTCGAAGCGCTCGATCACCGCATCGCAGAAGGCGGGCGGCAGCGCCAATGGCCGCTCGAAGATGAAGCTCCCGGCTTTCACCTCGCGGATCGTGGGCAACGGGGGCACGGTACGTTCGGCGGCGGAGGTCATGGCGGCGGATGAGTCGTCTCGGAGATCGGTCGGCCTATTGTCCGGACCCGATGCGGCCGAGGTCAAACCCCGAGCTGTGGTACGCATCCCGATCCGGCGGCTCGCAGGCCGCGGAGGTTGACGCAAGATCGAGCGGATCGTTCCTCCGAGGTAATATTCACCCGCAGGCTTGAGTCGGAGATCGGAGATGCGATATGAGGGAGCCGGGTATCGGTGCGGAGACCACTCCGGCCTGAGACCAACCCCTCACGCGATCGTCCCCGGAGTGTGAGGTCGGCGTCCAACGGACTTCAACCTGGATTCGGTCGCTCAACCGAGATCGAAATCATCGCCATGCCGAAGACAGACACCGGTGCGCCATCGGCGCTATTCCGGACCGCCCGATCGCAGCCCCTCCAGTGCAGCTGACACGACGGCATCGCCTCGCCGATTGGGTCATGCTGCTGTCGCTGACCCTGATGTGGGGCACCTCCTTTCTGCTGACCAAGATCGCGGTCGGGGGGCTACCGCCCGATCTGGTCGTGGCGGGGCGTCTGATCGTGGCTGCGTTGCTGC
This region includes:
- a CDS encoding SLC13 family permease, giving the protein MSTVMQLGWEGWFSLGIVVLCFGLFAFSRAAPDVVTAGALTLLLLFGILTPTEALSGFSNPGMLTVGVLYVVVTGLTQTGAVGWIGPGLLGRPRGPTDARLRLMLPVAGLSAFLNNTPVVAIFIPAVQDWAKRHRLELSRLLIPLSFASIVGGTCTLIGTSTNLVVNGLYTERLDGEGLGLFEPIWVGLPITVATLIFMLTAGHWLLPKRTSAAASYEDVRQYTSEMLVEPDSPLIGKSIEDAGLRQLPGLFLIEIERGEQVMAAVSSQEVLQANDRLVFAGILDSVMDLQRTRGLIPATDQVFKLNVPRPGRCFVEAVLSDKSPLVSKSVRAGRFRNRYDAVIIALARNGERVDRKIGDIVLAPGDTLLLETRPDFVEQQKNSRDFLLVSQIGDSHPLKHKHAPIAIAIVVAMVAVVTVGWLSMLEAALLAAGLMILTRCTDSRTARRSPDWQVLVVIATSFGIGAALEKTGAASLVAGGLIGLADGDPWVTLALVFTATALLTSLATNNVAAVLVFPIAVQAAQAMEVSPEPFILTLMVAASASFATPIGYQTNLMVFNVGGYHFGDFVRIGVPLTLVVGLVTVLVVPLVWSF
- the mepA gene encoding penicillin-insensitive murein endopeptidase, which gives rise to MIRALGVRDTRPVRYASIAGVLLLIAASAGEATPWAEVAAPSAGPAEVIGGVSNGCIGGADALAETGPGYVSIRRYRNRYYGHPDLLRFVEDMGRAQHSRGERLIMIGDLSQPRGGRMSSSHRSHQNGLDVDIWFTLADSPAAARRLMDDRSDPQSMVGAGGRSVSAAWGPSQRNLIETAARHPQVDRIFVNAAIKQALCRDSGSGDRDWLRKVRPWWRHDAHFHVRLRCPDGSPDCQSQAPLTGDDGCGKELAWWLSDEALKPSKGGSGSKPEPRMPQRCSAVLRGF
- a CDS encoding DNA-binding transcriptional response regulator; its protein translation is MRDTPPTLLAIVELGGYPNLTTLYRSLGFEVEVVASQRKAQAALKRRVPDVIVAEYNFQSDFRDRTSNLETLMARLQRHPEVKVICFYQSEYRHKLDAMTARFPVFEAIAFPIEPARVEAALRRALA
- a CDS encoding 2OG-Fe(II) oxygenase family protein, translated to MTSAAERTVPPLPTIREVKAGSFIFERPLALPPAFCDAVIERFEAQPEYQYAGRVGQLRTEDPGVKRTTDLVVSNKPDWKDVDQMFFGSLAAAIKEFRETYPYFKGPFKDEGYQVQRYRPGEYYHWHVDGGSHELSQRQLVVLWYLNDVPGPGGETEFLYQDVAVRPERGKLVLFPPFWTHEHRAAVIQTGVKYIATTWVVFA